From a single Apium graveolens cultivar Ventura chromosome 2, ASM990537v1, whole genome shotgun sequence genomic region:
- the LOC141707043 gene encoding uncharacterized protein LOC141707043, with the protein MWLTMVKFSCFSALVGGKKRDKTDKKTVIDVDDNKELESLPVKFEPLAETSEEKSSSYNILVPFAIAKSSSYKLKVVSYDSPTAGEVDDVAYEGEGEYEHDENVTVKRGVYDKEDFASLRRENDKSVKSNVFNSFNTDSSDPVDSIIEKEAENEVDIILNGHVSDPGTAKAEVWTSPKLKRSCSNLETSDKLKKIADSVPLSKSQSFEEMQKLTKRMTQVVHQGSLGSPNSVMTHRSADKVMLKKHSSSQILPSRSRRLWWKLFLWSHRNLHEPWTTKQLPDNPPLNQQGGYSSDTYEPNRGTSFGSANSFTFGKGGEDDDNQSWNKDNDDQSWNKIRRKSGSLPENQWVAFSTDSASSMARVDEWVKDISGESPFVVDDGAPPKDGTSFPPSPDSGKLPAKTTSQFLRSQDVNLPEHIAHANSVIQSLNFSSMVAHMSGIGLQVIPSIWRFSSLRSVNLSANHIVRISPGSLPKGLHTLNLSRNKINTIEGLKELTRLRLLDLSYNKISRIGQGLSNCTLIKELYLAGNKISDVEGLHRLSKLTILDLSFNKITTTKALGQIVANYNSLLALNLLGNPIHNNISDDQLRRAVCGLLPKLAYLNKQPINPQKAREIAAESIARAAIGGSDKGIRRRAVKKSQGGSSVSSPKRNVAVTRKSKHRLKSRTHQHSPLQT; encoded by the exons ATGTGGCTGACAATGGTCAAGTTTAGTTGCTTCTCTGCACTTGTTGGTGGGAAGAAAAGAGACAAG ACAGATAAAAAAACTGTAATCGATGTTGATGACAATAAAGAGCTAGAGTCTTTGCCAGTAAAATTTGAGCCACTGGCGGAGACTAGCGAGGAAAAGTCAAGTTCTTACAATATATTGGTACCTTTCGCCATTGCAAAAAGTTCTAGTTATAAACTTAAGGTAGTAAGTTATGATAGTCCTACTGCTGGTGAAGTGGATGACGTAGCTTATGAAGGCGAAGGTGAATACGAACATGATGAGAATGTTACAGTGAAGAGGGGAGTTTATGATAAAGAAGACTTTGCTAGTTTGAGAAGAGAAAATGATAAATCAGTCAAGTCTAATGTTTTCAATTCGTTCAATACCGACTCAAGTGATCCAGTTGATAGTATAATTGAGAAAGAGGCTGAAAATGAGGTTGACATAATTTTAAATGGACATGTCAGTGATCCAGGGACTGCAAAAGCTGAAGTGTGGACATCTCCAAAGCTCAAGCGCTCATGCTCTAATCTGGAAACAAGTGATAAGTTAAAAAAGATTGCTGATAGTGTGCCTCTTTCGAAATCTCAGTCTTTTGAAGAAATGCAAAAATTAACCAAAAGAATGACACAGGTTGTTCATCAAGGAAGCCTTGGAAGCCCTAACTCTGTAATGACTCATCGAAGTGCTGATAAAGTAATGCTAAAGAAGCACTCTTCGAGTCAAATCTTACCCTCGAGGAGCAGAAGATTGTGGTGGAAATTGTTCCTTTGGAGCCACAGAAACCTTCATGAACCATGGACAACAAAACAGCTTCCTGATAACCCCCCATTAAACCAACAAGGTGGGTACTCCTCGGACACTTATGAACCAAACAGAGGCACGAGCTTCGGCTCAGCTAACTCATTTACTTTTGGCAAAGGCGGTGAGGATGATGAcaaccagagttggaataaggATAATGACgaccagagttggaataagattcGTCGCAAATCTGGTTCGTTGCCAGAGAATCAGTGGGTTGCTTTCTCTACCGATTCAGCATCCTCAATGGCCCGCGTAGACGAATGGGTGAAAGATATTTCTGGTGAATCTCCATTTGTAGTGGACGATGGTGCTCCACCTAAGGATGGGACCAGCTTTCCGCCCTCTCCTGATTCTGGTAAATTACCAGCGAAAACTACATCTCAGTTTCTTCGGAGTCAGGATGTGAATCTTCCTGAGCATATCGCACATGCCAACAGTGTGATACAATCATTGAATTTTTCCTCAATGGTAGCTCATATGTCCGGTATAGGCTTACAGGTTATTCCTTCTATTTGGCGCTTCTCTAGTCTTCGATCTGTCAACTTATCAGCGAACCACATAG TTCGTATAAGTCCAGGTTCTCTGCCAAAAGGACTCCACACTCTCAACTTATCAAGAAATAAAATAAACACGATCGAAGGCCTTAAAGAACTGACCCGGTTAAGACTGCTTGATCTGAGTTACAACAAAATATCTCGAATTGGGCAAG GATTGTCCAACTGTACACTGATAAAAGAGCTCTACCTTGCGGGGAACAAGATAAGCGATGTTGAGGGGTTACATAGGCTTTCAAAGCTCACAATCTTGGACTTGAGTTTCAACAAGATCACCACAACGAAAGCACTTGGGCAAATCGTGGCTAATTACAACTCCCTGCTTGCCCTAAATCTGTTGGGAAATCCGATCCATAACAATATAAGCGATGACCAATTACGCAGGGCAGTTTGTGGCCTTTTACCAAAGCTAGCTTACCTGAACAAGCAGCCCATCAACCCACAGAAGGCACGCGAGATAGCTGCTGAATCTATCGCTAGAGCTGCAATTGGAGGCAGTGATAAAGGCATCCGCAGAAGAGCGGTGAAGAAGAGCCAAGGTGGATCTTCTGTTAGTAGCCCCAAGAGGAATGTAGCTGTTACGCGGAAAAGTAAGCACAGGCTGAAGAGCAGAACCCACCAACATTCTCCTCTACAGACATAA
- the LOC141707045 gene encoding putative pectin methyltransferase QUA2, which produces MSRPLHRGVSGGGRLSGGINDLWSDSQMKDSTDKDNIDKSRLRPDQSFLSLRFPFRLFFQDKSSVGENGFVSDQFSPTSMRNRHKLILLFLKISLAFIVVLALTGSFWWTISISTTSRGQIFHGYRRLQEQLVSDLLEIGQLSSGTARFKELEFCPDESENYVPCFNVTMNLDLGFPKGEENDRHCGSSSLQNCLVLSPANYKIPLRWPTGQDVIWVSNVKITAQEVLSSGSLTKRMMMLDEDQISFRSASPMFDGVEDYSHQIAEMIGLRNESNFIQAGVRTILDIGCGYGSFGAHLFSKQLLTMCVAEFEASGSQVQLTLERGLPAMLGSLTSKQFPYPSLSFDMIHCARCGVDWDQRDGILLIEVDRVLRPGGYFVWTAPLTNTQGFLRHKENEKRWSIVQSFASGLCWDLLSQQEETVVWKKTSQKKCYASRKSGSGPPLCSKRHDIETPYYSPLQTCIGGTQSRRWVSIEDRAPWPARSNLQPKEIQTYGLGLHSEDLAEDTLNWNSAVKNFWSLLSPLIFSDHPKRPGDEDPSPPYNMVRNVLDMNAHLGGFNSALLEAGKSVWVMNVVPTNGHNYLPLILDRGFVGVLHDWCEAFPSYPRTYDMVHAEGLLSLEIAHKRRCSMQDVFSEIDRLLRPEGWVILRDTVSLIETARSLAPLLKWDARVVEIESNSDERLLVCQKPFFKRIVN; this is translated from the exons ATGTCGAGACCACTTCATCGGGGTGTTTCGGGTGGTGGGAGATTATCAGGGGGCATCAATGACTTGTGGAGTGATTCTCAGATGAAAGACAGTACAGATAAAGATAATATTGATAAAAGTCGGTTGCGTCCTGATCAATCGTTTTTATCTCTTAGGTTTCCTTTTCGTCTATTTTTTCAAGATAAAAGCAGTGTAGGTGAGAATGGTTTTGTGTCTGATCAGTTCAGTCCCACGAGTATGAGGAACCGCCATAAATTGATTTTGCTTTTTCTCAAGATTAGTCTAGCTTTTATCGTAGTACTTGCTCTTACTGGTTCATTTTGGTGGACAATCTCTATTAGTACTACGTCGAGAGGTCAGATATTTCATGGATACAGACGACTTCAGGAGCAACTTGTGTCGGATTTGTTGGAAATTGGACAGCTTTCTAGTGGTACTGCAAGGTTCAAAGAACTGGAATTTTGTCCTGACGAGTCAGAAAATTATGTTCCTTGCTTCAATGTTACAATGAATCTTGACTTGGGTTTTCCAAAAGGTGAAGAAAATGACCGTCATTGTGGATCTTCGTCGTTGCAAAATTGCCTGGTTCTATCGCCAGCCAATTATAAAATTCCACTTAGGTGGCCTACTGGACAAGATGTCATCTGGGTTTCCAACGTGAAGATCACTGCGCAGGAGGTACTTTCCTCTGGAAGTTTGACAAAAAG GATGATGATGCTAGACGAGGATCAGATCTCCTTTCGATCTGCATCTCCAATGTTTGATGGGGTTGAAGACTACTCTCATCAAATTGCAGAAATGATCGGTCTTAGAAATGAATCTAACTTTATACAAGCCGGG GTTAGGACTATTCTGGATATAGGATGTGGTTATGGTAGTTTTGGAGCACATCTTTTCTCTAAACAACTATTAACCATGTGTGTTGCGGAGTTTGAGGCTTCAGGAAGTCAGGTTCAACTAACTCTAGAAAGAGGTCTTCCAGCAATGCTTGGGTCTTTAACTTCAAAACAATTTCCTTATCCATCACTCTCTTTTGACATGATACATTGTGCTCGATGCGGCGTTGATTGGGACCAGAGAG ATGGTATTCTTCTGATCGAAGTTGATCGAGTCCTACGTCCTGGAGGATACTTTGTCTGGACAGCACCATTGACAAATACACAGGGCTTCCTTCGTCACAAAGAAAATGAAAAACGATGGAGTATTGTCCAAAGTTTTGCCTCAGGTCTTTGCTGGGATCTGTTATCACAACAAGAGGAAACTGTTGTATGGAAAAAGACTAGCCAGAAGAAATGTTATGCTTCTAG GAAATCTGGTTCCGGCCCTCCTCTATGTAGTAAGCGCCATGATATTGAAACTCCTTACTATAGTCCACTTCAAACGTGCATAGGGGGCACACAGAGTCGCAGATGGGTTTCGATTGAAGACAGGGCGCCCTGGCCTGCTAGGTCTAATTTGCAACCCAAGGAAATACAAACTTATG GTCTGGGTCTACATTCAGAGGATCTTGCTGAGGATACTCTAAATTGGAATTCTGCAGTCAAAAACTTTTGGTCTCTACTTTCGCCCTTAATATTTTCAGATCACCCAAAGAGACCTGGTGATGAAGATCCTTCTCCACCTTATAACATGGTCAGGAATGTGTTAGACATGAATGCCCATCTTGGCGGTTTTAATTCTGCCCTGTTAGAAGCAGGGAAATCTGTTTGGGTCATGAATGTAGTACCGACAAACGGGCACAACTACCTTCCTCTTATCCTTGATAGAGGATTTGTTGGTGTACTGCATGACTG GTGTGAAGCATTCCCATCTTATCCGAGGACCTATGATATGGTCCATGCCGAAGGACTTTTATCGCTTGAAATTGCACATAAGCGAAGATGCTCCATGCAAGATGTGTTTTCTGAGATTGATCGTTTACTTCGACCGGAG GGCTGGGTGATACTTCGTGACACAGTTTCACTAATTGAAACAGCAAGATCCCTTGCGCCACTCTTAAAATGGGATGCCCGGGTTGTTGAGATTGAGAGTAACAGTGATGAGCGACTACTTGTTTGCCAGAAACCCTTCTTCAAGAGAATAGTAAACTAA
- the LOC141685904 gene encoding uncharacterized protein LOC141685904 encodes MGSLCAVPIFGDLLKSSNPDFVFLSKTLSDKKDIKELANKFGFFDYFAVDKVGREGGLAIMWKRFVGCNVIDFSNNHIDVHIMEGSNVDWRLTCYYGFPERDRRQNAWHFLRGLVRYDSIPWCIVGDFNDMLCVTNKMGPYPHPQSLLDGFKATIDDCGLLEVDLKGGDYTWEKSKGKPNWVRERLDRAFADAKRKFPLYRIDGEGVKRYFEERQKLEDLLMHEELYWKQRAKAFWLTEGDTNSKYFHAAASKRKKLNHITHLVTGENEVVDSHDGMGRVVLDYFRSVFDGRNSGSV; translated from the exons ATGGGGAGCCTCTGTGCAGTTCCTATCTTTGGAGATTTATTAAAATCTTCCAACCCTGATTTTGTGTTCTTGTCAAAAACTTTAAGTGATAAGAAAGATATTAAGGAGTTAGCAAATAAGTTTGGTTTCTTTGATTACTTTGCAGTAGATAAAGTAGGGAGAGAAGGAGGTTTAGCTATTATGTGGAAGCGTTTTGTTGGGTGTAATGTGATTGATTTTTCGAATAATCATATTGATGTGCATATTATGGAGGGGTCGAATGTAGATTGGAGGTTAACTTGTTATTATGGGTTCCCAGAGAGAGACAGAAGACAGAATGCTTGGCATTTTTTGAGAGGGCTGGTGAGGTATGATAGTATCCCCTGGTGTATTGTTGGGGACTTCAATGATATGCTGTGTGTTACAAATAAAATGGGACCTTATCCCCACCCTCAGTCATTGCTAGACGGATTCAAAGCTACAATAGATGATTGTGGACTCTTAGAGGTTGACTTGAAAGGAGGTGATTACACGTGGGAGAAAAGCAAGGGTAAACCAAACTGGGTAAGAGAGAGACTAGATAGAGCGTTTGCCGATGCTAAGAGGAAATTTCCCCTCT ATAGGATAGATGGGGAGGGAGTGAAGAGGTATTTTGAGGAAAGACAGAAACTGGAGGATCTATTGATGCATGAAGAACTATACTGGAAGCAAAGAGCCAAAGCTTTTTGGTTGACTGAAGGAGACACTAATTCGAAGTATTTTCATGCAGCAGCGTCAAAAAGGAAAAAGTTAAATCACATCACTCATCTTGTAACTGGAGAAAATGAGGTAGTGGACAGTCACGATGGCATGGGCAGGGTGGTGCTTGATTACTTCAGAAGTGTGTTTGATGGAAGAAATAGTGGCAGTGTTTAG